The stretch of DNA CTTCAATGAGGGAAGGCGTATCTCCTTTCAATGCCGCAAAAATGAGTGCTGACTTAACCTGGGCACTGGGAACACGAAGTGTGTACCGAATTGACTTCACCCGGGCAGAACCCCTTACGAAAAGGGGCGGAAAATTATCCTGCGCTCTTCCCCCGATTTCCACCCCGGTTTGACGAAGTGGTTCAATAATCCTGTGCATGGGCCGTTTCCGGAGACTTTGGTCCCCGGTTAACACCGTCAACCCTTCGATACCAGTGGCAATACCGGAGAGAAGCCGAATGGTCGTTCCAGAATTCTCAGCATTCAACACGTTCTCAGGTTCCCGGAGCGCAGAAAGTCCTTCACTCTGTACTATGACCCGTTCTTCTTCAGGAAACATCTGAATATCCACTCCCAAGGCCCTTACACACTCGACAGTGGCTAAACAATCCTGACAGACCAAGAATCCAGTAATTTCCGTCTCACCCTGGCTCAATGCACCAATCATCACCGCCCGGTGGCTTAAAGATTTGTCCCGAGGACATTGGATGTTTCCTCTCAAAACACCACGAAATGGATGAATGATTGCTCTACTCATCGGATCCCCTTTCCTTACAAAGGTCCTGGCGAAGACTTTGCGCATCCCTCAGATATACGTGTTTGATTTCATGGGGATAACGCTGGGTCACAGCCAAAACTAGCATTCTGACACACTTAGGTATAGCCCCTTTCACGTCAATCTCTTGAGCGCAAAGCACTGGAACATAACGGAAATCTTCTTGTTCCCGGATGGCCTCGGCA from Atribacterota bacterium encodes:
- the aroH gene encoding chorismate mutase, with translation MMVRGIRGAITVDHDEKDQIKSATLSLFREILIQNQLAPSDISCVFITATPDLSSVFPAEAIREQEDFRYVPVLCAQEIDVKGAIPKCVRMLVLAVTQRYPHEIKHVYLRDAQSLRQDLCKERGSDE